In a genomic window of Xylophilus rhododendri:
- a CDS encoding acyl-CoA dehydrogenase family protein translates to MFTEAFEDILRDRCTPAVVRAIEAGGDHQALWGAIAEAGFLELMAAEEAGGAGLPLAELYPIVRLLGRYALPLPVGQSLAARALLPSGEVPAGLITLAPAVQPGQGGWFCPQVPYGRVADWLLADDGASLLLLDCKSARRETAGVPLSQTASLHFPADTPVRRFPRLADAQRAMGAALHAALLAGAASRAFEITLQYGNDRSQFGRSIGKFQAIQHSLSVMAEQVAAAGMAAQAAFASGPTVPTLLAAAVAKARTSEAALPIANTAHAVHGAIGITEEYDLQLFTRRLHEWRIAHGSEDHWHAVVGRALVASDLPMAEFVRSIAA, encoded by the coding sequence ATGTTCACCGAAGCATTCGAAGACATCCTGCGCGACCGCTGCACCCCCGCCGTGGTGCGCGCCATCGAGGCCGGCGGCGACCACCAAGCCTTGTGGGGCGCCATCGCCGAGGCCGGTTTCCTGGAGCTGATGGCCGCGGAGGAGGCCGGCGGCGCCGGCCTGCCGCTGGCCGAGCTGTATCCCATCGTGCGGCTGCTGGGCCGTTATGCGCTGCCGCTGCCCGTTGGGCAAAGCCTGGCCGCGCGGGCGCTGCTGCCTTCGGGCGAAGTGCCTGCCGGCCTGATCACCCTTGCGCCGGCGGTGCAGCCAGGGCAGGGCGGCTGGTTCTGCCCGCAGGTGCCCTACGGCCGCGTCGCCGACTGGCTGCTGGCCGACGACGGCGCATCCCTGCTGCTGCTGGACTGCAAGTCCGCCCGCCGCGAAACAGCCGGCGTGCCGCTAAGCCAGACGGCCAGCCTGCATTTCCCCGCCGATACGCCCGTGCGCCGCTTTCCCCGGCTAGCCGATGCCCAGCGCGCCATGGGCGCCGCCCTGCACGCCGCGCTGCTGGCCGGCGCCGCCTCGCGGGCCTTCGAGATCACCCTGCAATACGGCAACGACCGCAGCCAGTTCGGCCGCTCCATCGGCAAGTTCCAGGCGATCCAGCACTCGCTCAGCGTGATGGCCGAACAGGTGGCCGCCGCCGGCATGGCCGCACAAGCCGCCTTCGCCAGCGGCCCCACCGTGCCCACTCTGCTGGCCGCCGCCGTCGCCAAGGCCCGCACCAGCGAGGCGGCTTTGCCCATCGCCAACACCGCCCACGCGGTGCACGGTGCCATCGGCATCACCGAGGAATACGACCTGCAGCTGTTCACCCGCCGCCTGCACGAATGGCGCATCGCCCATGGCTCGGAGGACCACTGGCATGCGGTCGTGGGCCGGGCGCTGGTCGCGTCCGATCTGCCCATGGCGGAGTTCGTACGTTCCATCGCCGCCTGA
- a CDS encoding MetQ/NlpA family ABC transporter substrate-binding protein — translation MQRRNILSAAVLSTLLATGIAQAQDKPIKIGVTAGPHAQIMEQVKKVAEKDGLKLQIVEFSDYVQPNAALAAGDLDANSYQHKPYLDVQVKDRGYKLVPVGYTINFPMGVYSKKIKSLSELKDGARFGMPNDVTNGARVLLLLQDQGIIKVRPEAGVNVTPLDVTSNPKKLKFVEIDAAQLPRSLPDLDAAGINTNFATSGGLDPVKDAIAREGAKSPYINIIAVREQDKDKPWVGKLVKAYHSDEIRSYIETQFKGTVLPGF, via the coding sequence ATGCAACGCAGAAACATCCTCTCGGCCGCCGTGCTGTCCACCCTGCTGGCCACCGGCATCGCCCAGGCGCAGGACAAGCCGATCAAGATCGGCGTCACCGCCGGCCCGCACGCGCAGATCATGGAACAGGTCAAGAAGGTCGCCGAGAAGGACGGCCTGAAGCTCCAGATCGTGGAATTCAGCGACTACGTGCAGCCCAACGCGGCCCTGGCCGCCGGCGACCTGGACGCCAACAGCTACCAGCACAAGCCCTACCTGGACGTGCAGGTGAAGGACCGCGGCTACAAGCTGGTGCCGGTGGGCTACACCATCAACTTCCCCATGGGCGTCTACTCCAAGAAGATCAAGAGCCTGAGCGAGCTGAAGGACGGCGCCCGTTTCGGCATGCCCAACGACGTGACCAACGGCGCGCGTGTGCTGCTGCTGCTGCAGGACCAGGGCATCATCAAGGTGCGCCCGGAAGCCGGCGTGAACGTCACCCCGCTGGATGTGACCTCCAATCCCAAGAAGCTGAAGTTCGTGGAGATCGACGCCGCCCAGCTGCCGCGCTCGCTGCCCGACCTGGACGCCGCCGGCATCAACACCAACTTCGCCACCAGCGGCGGCCTGGACCCGGTGAAGGACGCCATCGCCCGCGAAGGCGCCAAGAGCCCCTACATCAACATCATCGCCGTGCGTGAGCAGGACAAGGACAAGCCCTGGGTGGGCAAGCTGGTGAAGGCCTACCACTCCGACGAGATCCGCAGCTACATCGAGACCCAGTTCAAGGGCACCGTGCTGCCCGGCTTCTGA
- a CDS encoding CaiB/BaiF CoA transferase family protein, which translates to MATALGHLKVLDLTRVLAGPWATQNLADMGAEVIKIERPVVGDDTRAWGPPFLKDGQGQETTDSAYFLSANRGKRSVTCDIACAEGQALVRELALWADVVVENYKVGTLARYGLGWDDLQKINPRLVYCSVTGFGQDGPYAALPGYDFVFQGMGGLMSITGQPQGTPGDEPMKVGVAISDLLCGMYATSAILAAIEHRHHSGQGQHIDLSLLDCVVAVSSYQAINYFLSGRIPQRMGNAHSNMVPYQVFACREGSLILAVGNDGQYRAACRVIGREDLATDPRFTSPGLRSVNREALIPQFAAAFLTRTMAEWVTALEAANVPCGPIHDMRQVFEDPQVRHRGMRLDLPHASGVQAPAVAGPIRFSATPIRYERAAPTLGEHTDAVLGGVLGLDAAGIAGLRERGVI; encoded by the coding sequence ATGGCCACCGCACTGGGGCATCTGAAGGTGCTGGACCTCACCCGCGTCCTCGCCGGCCCGTGGGCCACGCAGAACCTGGCCGACATGGGCGCCGAGGTCATCAAGATCGAACGTCCTGTCGTCGGCGACGACACCCGCGCCTGGGGCCCGCCCTTCCTGAAGGACGGCCAGGGCCAGGAAACCACCGACTCGGCCTACTTCCTCAGCGCCAACCGCGGCAAGCGTTCGGTCACCTGCGACATCGCCTGCGCCGAAGGCCAGGCCCTGGTACGCGAGCTGGCCCTGTGGGCCGACGTGGTGGTCGAGAACTACAAGGTCGGCACCCTGGCGCGCTACGGCCTGGGCTGGGACGACCTGCAGAAGATCAACCCGCGCCTGGTCTACTGCTCCGTCACCGGCTTCGGCCAGGACGGCCCCTATGCCGCGCTGCCCGGCTACGACTTCGTCTTCCAGGGCATGGGCGGCCTGATGAGCATCACCGGCCAGCCCCAGGGCACGCCCGGGGACGAGCCGATGAAGGTGGGCGTGGCGATCAGCGACCTGCTCTGCGGCATGTACGCCACCAGCGCCATCCTGGCCGCGATCGAACACCGCCATCACAGCGGCCAGGGCCAGCACATCGACCTCTCGCTGCTCGACTGCGTGGTGGCGGTCAGCTCCTACCAGGCGATCAACTACTTCCTCTCCGGCCGCATCCCCCAGCGCATGGGCAATGCGCATTCGAACATGGTGCCCTACCAGGTCTTCGCCTGCCGCGAGGGCAGCCTGATCCTGGCCGTGGGCAACGACGGCCAGTACCGCGCCGCCTGCCGGGTGATAGGCCGCGAGGACCTGGCGACGGATCCGCGCTTCACCAGCCCCGGCCTGCGCAGCGTGAACCGCGAGGCGCTGATCCCGCAGTTCGCCGCCGCCTTCCTCACACGCACCATGGCCGAATGGGTCACGGCGCTGGAAGCCGCGAATGTCCCCTGCGGCCCGATCCACGACATGCGCCAGGTCTTCGAAGACCCGCAGGTGCGCCACCGCGGCATGCGGCTGGACCTGCCGCATGCCAGCGGCGTGCAGGCCCCGGCCGTCGCCGGCCCGATCCGCTTTTCCGCCACGCCGATCCGCTACGAACGCGCCGCGCCCACCCTGGGCGAGCACACCGACGCGGTGCTGGGCGGCGTGCTGGGCCTGGATGCCGCCGGCATCGCGGGCCTGCGCGAGCGCGGCGTGATCTAG
- a CDS encoding Bug family tripartite tricarboxylate transporter substrate binding protein, producing MPHHFRNRPRVALKGRRLALAAAAFLAASFTQQAAQAQSPWPQAKPITMVVPFPPGGPTDLVARVLAQKMSEQLGQSILVDNRGGANGNIGATLVAKAAADGYTLLYNTSSITLSPALYKSVPYDVQRDFTPIALTAVVPLALVVNPQLPVQTVQEFVAYAKANPGKLSYGSAGNGNVTHLGAFQVVRAFGIDAAHVPYKGSAPADVDLAGGQIGFMTDTINSVIPFIHDKRIRILAVSTARRMSLFPDVPTLAESGMPGFEVGAWQGLLAPTGTPPAVVQRLNAEVKKALQNPDLRAKLAQQGAEPLGSTPEEYGAYIRKELARWSSVVKATGVSLDQ from the coding sequence ATGCCCCATCACTTCCGCAACCGGCCCCGCGTCGCCCTGAAGGGCCGGCGCCTGGCCCTGGCCGCCGCCGCGTTCCTGGCGGCCTCCTTCACCCAGCAGGCCGCCCAGGCCCAGTCGCCCTGGCCCCAGGCCAAGCCGATCACCATGGTCGTGCCCTTCCCGCCGGGCGGCCCCACCGATCTGGTAGCGCGGGTGCTGGCGCAGAAGATGTCCGAGCAGCTCGGCCAGAGCATCCTCGTCGACAACCGCGGCGGCGCCAACGGCAATATCGGCGCCACCCTGGTCGCCAAGGCGGCGGCCGATGGCTACACGCTGCTCTACAACACCTCCTCGATCACCCTCAGCCCGGCGCTCTACAAAAGCGTGCCCTACGACGTGCAGCGCGATTTCACCCCCATCGCCCTGACGGCGGTGGTGCCGTTGGCGCTGGTGGTCAACCCGCAGCTGCCGGTGCAGACGGTGCAGGAGTTCGTCGCCTACGCCAAGGCCAACCCGGGCAAGCTCAGCTACGGCTCGGCCGGCAACGGCAACGTCACCCACCTGGGCGCCTTCCAGGTGGTGCGGGCCTTCGGCATCGACGCGGCCCATGTGCCCTACAAGGGCAGCGCGCCGGCCGATGTGGACCTGGCGGGCGGGCAGATCGGCTTCATGACCGACACCATCAACTCGGTCATCCCCTTCATCCATGACAAACGCATCCGCATCCTGGCGGTGAGCACCGCCAGACGCATGTCGCTGTTCCCCGATGTGCCGACGCTGGCCGAATCCGGCATGCCCGGCTTCGAGGTCGGCGCCTGGCAGGGCCTGCTGGCGCCCACCGGCACGCCGCCGGCCGTGGTGCAGCGGCTCAACGCCGAGGTGAAGAAGGCGCTGCAGAACCCCGACCTGCGCGCCAAGCTGGCCCAGCAGGGCGCCGAGCCGCTGGGCTCCACGCCGGAGGAGTACGGCGCCTATATCCGCAAGGAGCTGGCGCGCTGGAGTTCGGTGGTGAAGGCGACCGGGGTCAGCCTGGATCAGTGA
- the epsC gene encoding serine O-acetyltransferase EpsC — MTTLRIDAIVQGLHAARNEWRASQSRPREPESREFPSPDAVGEAIDALRKALFPMRLGPPDLRQENEDYYVGHTLDAALHTLLCQARLELRYGGVPAVEVHERATELIRSFAEGLPDIRRLLDSDVLAAYEGDPAARSVDEVLLCYPGVLAMIHHRLAHSLYRLGLPLLGRIAAEQAHSRTGIDIHPGARIGGHFFIDHGTGVVIGETAVIGERVRIYQAVTLGARRFPKNADGTLAKGLKRHPTVEDDVVIYAGATVLGDVTLGQGASIGGNVWLTHDVPAGGSVTQASSVS, encoded by the coding sequence ATGACGACGCTGCGCATAGACGCCATCGTGCAGGGACTGCACGCGGCGCGTAATGAATGGCGGGCGTCGCAATCGCGGCCCCGCGAGCCGGAAAGCCGCGAGTTCCCATCGCCCGACGCGGTGGGCGAGGCCATCGACGCGCTGCGCAAGGCGCTGTTCCCCATGCGCCTGGGGCCGCCGGACCTGCGGCAGGAGAACGAGGACTACTACGTCGGCCACACCCTGGACGCTGCCCTGCACACGCTGCTGTGCCAGGCGCGACTGGAGCTGCGCTACGGCGGCGTGCCCGCTGTCGAGGTGCATGAGCGGGCGACAGAGCTGATCCGGAGCTTTGCCGAAGGCCTGCCCGATATCCGCCGGCTGCTGGACTCGGATGTGCTCGCGGCCTACGAGGGCGATCCGGCTGCGCGCAGCGTGGACGAGGTGCTGCTCTGCTATCCCGGCGTGCTGGCGATGATCCACCACCGCCTGGCCCATAGCCTGTACCGGCTGGGCCTGCCGCTGCTGGGACGAATCGCGGCCGAGCAGGCGCATAGCCGGACCGGGATCGACATCCATCCCGGGGCGCGGATCGGCGGCCATTTCTTCATCGACCATGGGACCGGTGTCGTGATCGGCGAGACGGCTGTTATCGGGGAGCGGGTGCGGATCTACCAGGCGGTGACGCTGGGGGCGCGGCGCTTTCCCAAAAATGCGGATGGCACGCTGGCGAAAGGGCTCAAACGCCATCCGACGGTCGAGGACGATGTGGTCATCTACGCCGGAGCGACCGTGCTTGGTGATGTGACGCTGGGGCAGGGCGCTTCGATCGGTGGGAATGTCTGGCTGACGCATGATGTGCCGGCGGGTGGGTCGGTGACGCAGGCGAGTTCGGTGTCTTGA
- a CDS encoding PEP-CTERM sorting domain-containing protein, which translates to MRFNTKLAALLLSTAATSSFAGVVLYTGRPEFSSQGSISYDSDFQSYGSSIVFATPATPLTLGDVTYPGPQNTIIGSLHPSSNLGKTKNVLVTGSFGALTGQINSVPKYTMLAFDGAVTSGVVNILISTNLASYGFSDVPFVDGSSGLTFEGFKTNSPNEYFVAFSLSTADPSQVPGITDITIGHAVMAAVPEPQEIAMLLAGLGLIGRSIRPRKSSAPKPT; encoded by the coding sequence ATGCGTTTCAATACCAAGTTGGCGGCGCTGCTGCTGAGCACCGCCGCAACGAGCTCATTCGCGGGAGTCGTGCTTTACACCGGCAGGCCGGAATTCTCCTCGCAAGGCTCGATCAGCTATGACAGCGATTTCCAGAGTTATGGCTCGTCGATTGTATTCGCCACTCCCGCTACCCCGTTGACGCTGGGCGACGTTACCTATCCGGGCCCGCAGAATACGATTATCGGATCCCTGCATCCAAGTTCCAACTTGGGGAAAACCAAAAATGTTCTCGTCACCGGCTCGTTCGGTGCGTTGACAGGACAAATTAATTCGGTGCCAAAATACACCATGCTGGCCTTCGACGGAGCAGTGACCAGCGGTGTGGTGAATATATTGATCTCGACCAACCTGGCCAGCTACGGCTTCTCGGACGTCCCCTTTGTCGATGGCTCATCGGGCCTCACTTTCGAGGGCTTCAAAACCAACTCGCCCAACGAGTATTTCGTCGCGTTCTCGCTGTCCACTGCCGATCCCAGCCAGGTGCCCGGCATTACCGATATCACCATCGGCCATGCCGTCATGGCCGCGGTACCGGAGCCGCAGGAAATCGCCATGCTGCTGGCGGGCCTGGGATTGATAGGCCGGAGCATCCGGCCCCGAAAATCTAGCGCGCCAAAGCCGACTTGA
- a CDS encoding Bug family tripartite tricarboxylate transporter substrate binding protein, producing MDNKPGGNGFIAVRQALAAPADGYTVFVGSNSTLAVNVALFRKLPYDPQADFAPLSMMMRAPAVLVVPPGSPYHSVAELIAAARAQPGKLNYGSGSAGYQLMAEAFNDIAKVEARQVPFKSAAEALTAVASGTVDLSFADITAAFELVKGEKLRALMVAADRRQAALPKLMTSAEAGLPGFAASVWVAAAVHARTPKHETDRLASLFAQIEALPETRDFYLRLGAETMQGGAEEMRAFQAQDIELWKRIATKAGIQQE from the coding sequence GTGGACAACAAGCCCGGCGGCAACGGCTTCATCGCCGTGCGCCAGGCGCTGGCCGCGCCAGCCGATGGCTACACCGTCTTCGTCGGCAGCAACTCCACCCTGGCGGTGAACGTGGCCCTGTTCAGGAAACTGCCCTACGACCCGCAAGCCGACTTCGCACCCCTGTCGATGATGATGCGCGCCCCCGCGGTGCTGGTAGTGCCGCCCGGCTCGCCCTACCACTCGGTGGCCGAGCTGATCGCCGCCGCCCGCGCCCAGCCCGGCAAACTCAATTACGGCTCCGGCTCGGCCGGCTACCAGCTGATGGCCGAGGCCTTCAACGACATCGCCAAAGTCGAGGCCCGGCAAGTGCCCTTCAAGAGCGCGGCCGAGGCGCTCACCGCCGTGGCCTCGGGTACGGTCGACCTGTCCTTCGCCGACATCACCGCCGCTTTCGAACTGGTCAAGGGCGAAAAGCTGCGCGCCCTGATGGTGGCCGCCGACCGCCGCCAGGCCGCCTTGCCCAAACTGATGACATCCGCCGAGGCCGGCCTGCCCGGCTTCGCCGCCTCGGTCTGGGTGGCCGCCGCCGTGCACGCCAGGACGCCAAAGCACGAAACCGACCGCCTCGCCAGCCTGTTCGCCCAGATCGAGGCGCTGCCCGAAACCCGCGATTTCTACCTGCGCCTGGGCGCCGAAACCATGCAAGGCGGCGCCGAGGAAATGCGGGCCTTCCAGGCGCAGGACATCGAACTCTGGAAACGCATCGCCACCAAGGCCGGCATCCAGCAGGAGTAA
- a CDS encoding crotonase/enoyl-CoA hydratase family protein encodes MPDTLLYQQDGPVVTLTLNDPERRNPLTGNDIVDRLLEAIARIEADDAVRVVILTGAGTAFSAGGDIRTMQQQATGDHGPMKLRRDYRGGIQRLPLALFNLEVPVIAAVNGAAVGAGLDLSCMCDIRIASEHAKFAESFVKLGLIAGDGGSWLLPKLIGLSRAAEMSFTGETIDARQALEWNLVSRVVPATELMDAARVMAARIAANPTHAVRLTKRLIRESLHSRLDTVLEMAAMFQAVSHQTPEHKEAVDAFLEKRAPKFG; translated from the coding sequence ATGCCGGACACCCTGCTCTACCAACAAGACGGCCCCGTCGTCACCCTCACCCTCAACGACCCCGAGCGCCGCAATCCGCTCACCGGCAACGACATCGTGGACCGGTTGCTGGAAGCCATCGCCCGCATCGAGGCCGACGATGCCGTGCGGGTGGTGATCCTGACCGGCGCCGGCACCGCCTTCTCGGCCGGCGGCGACATCCGCACCATGCAGCAGCAGGCCACCGGCGACCATGGGCCGATGAAGCTGCGCCGCGACTACCGCGGCGGCATCCAGCGCCTGCCGCTGGCGCTGTTCAACCTGGAGGTGCCGGTGATCGCCGCCGTCAACGGCGCGGCCGTGGGCGCGGGGCTGGACCTGAGCTGCATGTGCGACATCCGCATCGCCTCGGAGCACGCCAAGTTCGCCGAGAGTTTCGTCAAGCTCGGCCTGATCGCGGGCGACGGCGGCTCCTGGCTACTGCCCAAGCTGATCGGGCTGTCGCGCGCGGCCGAGATGTCCTTCACCGGCGAGACCATCGATGCGCGCCAGGCGCTGGAATGGAACCTGGTCTCGCGGGTGGTGCCGGCGACGGAGCTGATGGATGCGGCGCGCGTCATGGCCGCTCGCATCGCCGCCAATCCCACCCATGCGGTGCGGCTGACCAAACGCCTGATCCGCGAGAGCCTGCATTCCCGGCTCGACACGGTGCTGGAGATGGCGGCGATGTTCCAGGCCGTCTCGCACCAGACGCCCGAACACAAGGAGGCGGTGGACGCCTTCCTGGAAAAACGCGCGCCGAAGTTCGGCTGA
- a CDS encoding LysR substrate-binding domain-containing protein, translating to MDLRRIRHFVVLAETLNFRRAAERLHMAQPPLSVSIQKLEAELGTRLFDRSTSGVALTASGRAALAEARRVLFYNEQFREQASSAAQGTSGQLLVGFVGSTASGMLQKLVPQFRAEYPGVELILRESTSGAIMQQIVGDELDVGLVRTPLLESSTARLLPLERDCFVAALPRGNALAARAELRLADLAEQPFVMYTRAFAAGLHSATMLACQATGFVPLVAQEATQIQTVLAMVESGLGVALVPSVTQRFTSQKMVFRRLVDLPEAADIGLALAFKPERESAAALRFREMAAREYSNALAAAA from the coding sequence ATGGACCTGCGCCGCATCCGGCATTTCGTCGTCCTGGCCGAGACACTGAACTTCCGCCGCGCCGCCGAGCGGCTGCACATGGCGCAGCCGCCGCTGTCGGTGTCGATCCAGAAGCTGGAGGCCGAACTCGGCACCCGCCTGTTCGACCGCAGCACCAGCGGCGTGGCGCTCACCGCCAGCGGCCGGGCGGCGCTGGCCGAGGCGCGGCGGGTGCTGTTCTACAACGAGCAGTTCCGCGAGCAGGCCAGCAGCGCGGCGCAGGGCACCAGCGGGCAACTGCTGGTGGGTTTCGTGGGCTCGACCGCCTCGGGCATGCTGCAGAAGCTGGTGCCGCAGTTCCGGGCGGAATACCCGGGGGTGGAGCTGATCCTGCGGGAGTCCACCTCGGGCGCGATCATGCAGCAGATCGTGGGCGACGAACTTGATGTGGGCCTGGTGCGCACGCCCCTGCTGGAGAGCAGCACCGCGCGCCTGCTGCCGCTGGAGCGCGACTGTTTCGTGGCCGCCCTGCCCCGGGGCAATGCCCTGGCCGCGCGCGCCGAGCTGCGCCTGGCCGACCTGGCCGAGCAGCCCTTCGTGATGTACACACGCGCCTTCGCCGCCGGCCTGCACAGCGCCACCATGCTGGCCTGCCAGGCCACCGGATTCGTGCCGCTGGTGGCGCAGGAAGCCACCCAGATCCAGACGGTGCTGGCCATGGTGGAGAGCGGCCTGGGCGTGGCCCTGGTGCCTTCGGTGACGCAGCGCTTCACCAGCCAGAAGATGGTGTTCCGCCGGCTCGTCGACCTGCCGGAAGCGGCCGATATCGGCCTGGCCCTGGCCTTCAAGCCCGAACGCGAGAGCGCGGCGGCGCTGCGTTTTCGGGAGATGGCGGCGCGCGAGTACAGCAATGCACTCGCCGCGGCCGCCTGA
- a CDS encoding acyl-CoA dehydrogenase family protein, whose amino-acid sequence MSSPLLDQLHLATLPPEAQAFRAEVRQFLATEMPELPADVRARSWMGFDAAFSRRLAARGWVGVTLPREYGGAALDAFSRFVLVEELLAAGAPVAGHWIADRQSGPLILKYGTAAQKDFYLPRICAGEAFFCIGMSEPNAGSDLASVGSRATPADGGGWRLNGRKIWTTNAQNCQYMIALVRSSGTAEDRHQGLSQFIVDLSLPGVTIRPIRDLAGDAHFSEVFFDDVALPPEALIGQEGSGWEQVTAELAFERSGPERLYSSIVLLDRWLTVLRASGQAARHAAVLGRFATHLSVLRNLSIAVTAQLASGQSPVIAAALVKDIGTEFEQAVPALIEAALGADPEEALDAELQRACAYVSQVAPTYSLRGGTREILRGMIARGLGLR is encoded by the coding sequence ATGTCCTCCCCCCTGCTAGACCAACTCCACCTGGCCACGCTGCCGCCCGAGGCCCAGGCTTTCCGCGCCGAAGTGCGCCAGTTCCTCGCCACCGAAATGCCCGAGCTGCCCGCCGATGTGCGCGCCCGATCCTGGATGGGTTTCGACGCCGCCTTCAGCCGCCGTCTGGCCGCGCGCGGCTGGGTCGGCGTGACCCTGCCGCGCGAATACGGAGGCGCGGCGCTCGACGCCTTCTCGCGTTTCGTGCTGGTGGAGGAACTGCTGGCCGCCGGCGCCCCCGTGGCCGGCCACTGGATCGCCGACCGCCAGAGCGGCCCGCTGATCCTCAAATACGGCACCGCCGCCCAGAAGGACTTCTACCTCCCGCGCATCTGCGCCGGCGAGGCCTTCTTCTGCATCGGCATGAGCGAGCCCAACGCCGGCTCCGACCTGGCCAGCGTGGGCAGCCGCGCCACGCCCGCCGATGGCGGCGGCTGGCGCCTCAACGGCCGCAAGATCTGGACGACCAATGCGCAGAACTGCCAGTACATGATCGCCCTGGTGCGCAGCTCCGGCACGGCGGAGGACCGGCACCAGGGCCTGTCGCAGTTCATCGTGGACCTGTCCCTGCCGGGCGTGACCATCCGCCCCATCCGCGACCTGGCCGGCGACGCGCATTTCTCGGAAGTCTTCTTCGACGACGTGGCCCTGCCGCCCGAGGCCCTGATCGGCCAGGAGGGCAGCGGCTGGGAGCAGGTGACGGCCGAACTCGCCTTCGAACGCAGCGGGCCGGAGCGCCTCTACTCCAGCATCGTGCTGCTGGACCGCTGGCTCACCGTGTTGCGCGCCAGCGGCCAGGCCGCCCGCCATGCCGCCGTGCTGGGCCGCTTCGCCACCCATCTGAGCGTGCTGCGCAACCTGTCCATCGCCGTCACCGCCCAGCTGGCATCCGGCCAGAGCCCGGTGATCGCGGCGGCGCTGGTCAAGGACATCGGCACCGAGTTCGAACAGGCCGTTCCCGCGCTGATCGAGGCCGCCCTGGGCGCCGACCCCGAAGAGGCGCTGGACGCCGAACTGCAACGCGCCTGCGCCTACGTCAGCCAGGTCGCACCCACCTATTCGCTGCGCGGCGGCACCCGCGAGATCCTGCGCGGCATGATCGCCCGCGGTCTCGGCCTGCGCTGA
- a CDS encoding methionine ABC transporter permease codes for MSDSILFSPMFLEVFGTSLWETIVMVGVSGILGALLGIPLGVYLRLSDRGALLENGVANSITGWIVNAVRSTPFIILLVAIIPLTRLLSGSSIGTAAAIVPLTIAATPFVARLVEVALREVDDGVVEAALAMGASTWQIVWKVLLPEAFPGIVAALTITLVSLTGYSAMAGAIGGGGLGDLGIRYGYQRFLPEVMLAVVIVLIFFVQALQSFGDWAVRRLRHR; via the coding sequence ATGAGCGACAGCATTCTTTTCAGCCCCATGTTCCTGGAGGTGTTCGGCACCTCGCTGTGGGAAACCATCGTGATGGTCGGCGTCTCCGGCATCCTGGGCGCGCTGCTGGGCATACCGCTGGGCGTGTACCTGCGCCTGTCCGACCGCGGCGCATTGCTGGAGAACGGCGTGGCCAACAGCATTACCGGCTGGATCGTCAACGCGGTGCGCTCCACCCCCTTCATCATCCTGCTGGTGGCCATCATCCCGCTGACCCGGCTGCTGTCGGGCTCCTCCATCGGCACCGCCGCGGCCATCGTGCCGCTCACCATCGCCGCCACGCCCTTCGTGGCCCGCCTGGTCGAAGTGGCCCTGCGCGAGGTGGACGACGGCGTGGTCGAAGCCGCCCTGGCCATGGGCGCCAGCACCTGGCAGATCGTGTGGAAGGTCTTGCTGCCCGAGGCCTTCCCCGGCATCGTCGCCGCCCTCACCATCACCCTGGTCAGCCTCACCGGCTATTCGGCCATGGCCGGCGCCATCGGCGGCGGCGGGCTGGGCGACCTGGGCATCCGCTACGGCTACCAGCGCTTCCTGCCGGAAGTGATGCTGGCCGTCGTCATCGTGCTGATCTTCTTCGTGCAGGCCTTGCAGAGCTTCGGCGACTGGGCCGTGCGCCGCCTGCGGCACCGCTGA
- a CDS encoding glutathione peroxidase, producing MATSSLYDIPLKKIDGSDATLAEYRGKVVLIVNVASKCGLTPQYEGLEAAYEAQREQGLVVLGFPSNDFAAQEPGDNDSIAAFCRGTFGVQFPMFGKLNVNSAPRHPLYAALIEAAPQAQAGSDSVLKGKLAQHGLLPKNDSDVMWNFEKFLIGRDGSVVGRFAPDITVDSPVLAEAIKSALAR from the coding sequence ATGGCCACCTCCTCCCTCTACGACATCCCCCTGAAGAAGATCGACGGCAGCGATGCCACGCTGGCCGAGTACCGCGGCAAGGTGGTGCTGATCGTCAACGTGGCGTCCAAGTGCGGGCTGACGCCGCAGTACGAGGGGCTGGAGGCGGCTTACGAGGCGCAGCGCGAGCAGGGCCTGGTGGTGCTGGGTTTTCCGTCGAACGATTTCGCGGCGCAGGAGCCGGGCGACAACGACAGCATCGCCGCCTTCTGCCGCGGCACCTTCGGTGTGCAGTTCCCGATGTTCGGCAAGCTCAATGTGAACAGTGCGCCGCGCCATCCGCTGTATGCGGCGCTGATCGAAGCCGCGCCGCAGGCGCAGGCCGGCTCGGACAGCGTGTTGAAGGGCAAGTTGGCCCAGCACGGCCTGCTGCCGAAGAACGACAGCGATGTGATGTGGAATTTCGAGAAATTCCTCATCGGGCGGGACGGCAGCGTGGTCGGCCGTTTCGCGCCGGACATCACGGTGGACAGCCCGGTGCTGGCCGAGGCGATCAAGTCGGCTTTGGCGCGCTAG